A portion of the Francisella uliginis genome contains these proteins:
- a CDS encoding VTT domain-containing protein, which translates to MDTITALLHIILHLDQFISTYINILGDWTYLLLFVVIFCETGLVITPFLPGDSLLFALGLTGAATTLNIHLVAPILVLAAVCGDSCNYFLGRIVGKRIFKDDAKILKTAHLEKAQEFFNKYGPLAIILARFTPIVRTFMPFTAGMARMKYSKFVIMGIIGAFIWVYLIIYIAFFFSNNAFVKKYFGLFIILIIVISLIPPTISFIKALKNKLLNKNSSSF; encoded by the coding sequence ATGGATACTATCACTGCACTATTACACATTATATTACATTTAGACCAATTCATAAGTACCTATATAAATATTCTAGGAGATTGGACCTATTTATTACTTTTTGTAGTTATTTTTTGTGAAACTGGATTGGTTATAACTCCTTTTTTACCTGGAGATTCTCTTTTATTTGCTTTAGGTCTTACAGGTGCTGCAACAACTTTAAACATACATTTAGTAGCTCCAATCTTAGTTCTTGCTGCTGTGTGTGGCGACTCCTGTAATTATTTCTTAGGTAGAATTGTTGGTAAACGCATTTTTAAAGATGATGCAAAAATATTAAAAACTGCTCACTTAGAAAAAGCCCAAGAATTTTTTAATAAATATGGTCCTCTAGCTATAATTCTCGCTAGATTCACACCTATCGTTAGAACATTTATGCCTTTTACAGCTGGTATGGCGCGCATGAAATATTCTAAATTTGTAATTATGGGTATTATTGGCGCCTTTATCTGGGTTTACTTAATTATTTATATAGCATTTTTCTTTAGTAATAACGCGTTTGTGAAAAAATACTTTGGCTTATTTATAATTTTAATTATCGTTATATCTTTGATACCACCAACAATATCTTTTATAAAAGCCTTAAAAAATAAATTGCTAAATAAAAACTCATCTTCTTTTTAG
- a CDS encoding BolA family protein — translation MDSITVTNQIKDLILSKIDPQANIEIINETHKHIKHKGYTEGKYHFALNISSEKLNAMKKISSHKEIYRAVNDLMPYIHALSIKIKPE, via the coding sequence ATGGATAGTATTACTGTAACAAATCAAATTAAAGATCTAATACTATCTAAAATAGACCCTCAAGCAAATATAGAAATAATTAACGAAACTCATAAGCATATAAAGCATAAAGGCTATACTGAAGGCAAATATCATTTTGCGTTAAACATCTCTTCTGAGAAACTAAATGCTATGAAAAAAATCTCTTCACATAAAGAAATTTACAGAGCAGTAAATGATCTTATGCCATATATCCATGCTTTATCAATAAAAATCAAACCGGAGTAA
- the recO gene encoding DNA repair protein RecO encodes MRDQLYNFYILHQRKYKENTLLVSIFTQEFGKLSAIVRTNKKTLNLYQPLVKLRGQISLAKKEGGLNKIYNIEFVESFYQNSYINLLSLQYINELIYLLLSYSHEEEFLFDKYAFILRNIDENNYRYLLRMFELELLESLGQGIYVDCDDENLPIECECNYYAFPYGFKKAIDASANTVKGSSILKINQPISMWDDNDLKAISRVTRVCIDSVLGDKKLKSRELLVDYLNLKRR; translated from the coding sequence ATGAGAGATCAACTTTATAATTTCTACATATTACATCAGCGTAAATATAAAGAAAATACTTTACTTGTTAGTATATTTACACAAGAGTTTGGTAAGTTATCAGCTATAGTTAGAACTAATAAAAAAACATTAAATCTATACCAACCTTTAGTTAAACTTAGAGGCCAGATTAGCCTTGCAAAGAAAGAGGGTGGACTTAATAAGATATATAATATCGAATTTGTTGAGTCATTTTATCAAAATTCATATATTAATTTATTGTCGCTACAATATATTAATGAGTTGATCTATTTGTTGCTTAGCTACTCTCATGAAGAGGAATTTTTATTTGATAAGTATGCATTTATCTTAAGAAATATTGATGAAAATAATTACAGATATTTATTAAGAATGTTTGAGCTAGAGCTTTTAGAGAGTTTAGGGCAGGGGATATATGTTGACTGTGATGACGAGAATTTACCAATAGAGTGTGAATGTAATTATTATGCTTTCCCTTATGGCTTTAAAAAAGCTATAGATGCTTCAGCAAATACCGTTAAAGGGAGCAGTATCTTAAAAATTAATCAACCTATTAGCATGTGGGATGATAATGATTTAAAAGCTATATCTAGAGTAACTCGAGTATGTATAGATAGTGTTTTAGGCGATAAAAAATTAAAATCTCGAGAACTTCTGGTTGATTATCTAAACCTAAAAAGAAGATGA
- a CDS encoding VTT domain-containing protein, translating into MFDFIIHFNEYINYFINTLGIWFYVLLFFIIFCETGSVLGIFFPGDSLLFTVGLTAAATNLNIHLAVLSICLGAVIGDSCNYITGKFIGEKMFSSHAKIFKKAYLIKTKDFLNKHGNKAIIFSRFIAFVRTLTPFVAGVSRMNYIKFVTFGAISAMIWSFSITYTVYFFSDNPFVKRYLSLIIMLIIAFVLIQISYKALKSKIKAKKP; encoded by the coding sequence ATGTTTGATTTTATTATACATTTTAATGAGTATATTAATTACTTTATTAATACTCTAGGAATATGGTTCTATGTTCTGTTATTTTTTATAATTTTTTGTGAAACAGGATCAGTTTTAGGAATCTTTTTCCCTGGCGACTCACTACTATTTACAGTTGGTTTAACAGCTGCAGCAACAAACTTAAACATTCACTTAGCCGTGCTATCAATATGCTTAGGAGCAGTTATTGGCGATAGCTGCAACTACATCACAGGCAAATTTATTGGTGAAAAAATGTTTAGTAGCCACGCTAAAATCTTCAAAAAAGCTTATTTAATCAAAACAAAAGACTTCTTAAATAAACATGGTAATAAAGCTATTATCTTCTCACGTTTTATTGCCTTTGTTAGAACACTTACTCCTTTTGTAGCTGGTGTTAGTCGCATGAATTATATCAAGTTTGTTACTTTTGGCGCAATTTCTGCTATGATATGGTCTTTTTCAATAACGTATACTGTTTATTTCTTTAGTGATAACCCTTTTGTCAAAAGATATCTAAGTCTTATAATAATGCTTATAATTGCATTTGTTCTGATACAAATTTCTTATAAAGCACTCAAAAGTAAAATAAAAGCAAAAAAGCCTTAA